One genomic window of Camelina sativa cultivar DH55 chromosome 5, Cs, whole genome shotgun sequence includes the following:
- the LOC104786379 gene encoding carnosine N-methyltransferase isoform X2, whose translation MNEMTARETAPEMVTTTTKETELIEKSREVYDEEEKGEKILPRQKHVAVLEAKSLPGIISAYLNYPDAAEKDVKKWERSYQKLSPAHKALLPHYPMKFQNLRRCISTNSHFILNMLQAFDPSLDLSKHMGKGKTGVLSIEELQRTEVYDHSLKNHSVDTRINNKTCEFDGSQLNHDHVSFSSHDLLDSSLQTHVPLVDVDKVRWVLRNIVRDWGAEGQTTRDECYKPILEELDSLFPDRQKDSTPPACLVPGAGLGRLALEISCLGFRSVGNEFSYYMMICSSFILNYTQVPDEWTVYPWIYTNCNSLSENDQLRPISFPNIHPARHVLPNRRETGLFINAGVTEGFSMCCGDFLEVFNESSQAGMWDAVVTCFFIDTTRNMIEYIETISKVVKDGGVWINLGPLCYHFADIPGLENEMSIELSLEDVKRVASHYGFEIEKERTIDTTYCANPRSMQKNRYYSVFWRMRKKKCAI comes from the exons ATGAATGAGATGACAGCGAGGGAGACGGCACCGGAAATGGTTACAACCACGACAAAGGAAACAGAATTGATAGAGAAGTCGAGGGAAGtgtatgatgaagaagaaaagggggaGAAAATACTCCCTCGACAGAAGCATGTAGCAGTTCTCGAAGCCAAATCTCTTCCCGGCATCATCAGTGCTTACCTCAA TTATCCCGACGCTGCagaaaaagatgtaaaaaaatgGGAAAGATCATATCAGAAGCTGTCTCCTGCACATAAG GCATTGTTACCTCATTACCCTATGAAGTTCCAGAATTTACGAAG gtGTATATCGACGAATTCACATTTCATATTGAATATGCTTCAG GCTTTTGACCCTTCTCTAGACTTGAGTAAACACATGGGCAAGGGAAAAACAGGAGTACTGTCTATCGAG GAGCTTCAAAGGACAGAAGTTTATGATCACTCTCTCAAGAATCACTCTGTAGACACAAGAATCAATAATAAGACATGTGAATTTGATGGAAGCCAGTTAAATCATGATCAT GTATCATTTTCATCTCATGATTTGTTGGATTCGTCGTTACAGACACATGTTCCTCTGGTTGATGTAGATAAG GTTCGTTGGGTACTAAGGAATATAGTTCGAGACTGGGGAGCAGAG GGTCAGACCACACGAGATGAATGCTACAAGCCTATCCTTGAAGAGCTTGATTCCTTGTTTCCTGATCGTCAGAAGGACAG CACTCCTCCTGCCTGTTTAGTCCCTGGTGCTGGACTTGGACGTCTCGCCCTTGAAATTTCTTGTCTAG GTTTCAGAAGCGTAGGAAATGAGTTTTCATATTACATGATGATATGCTCAAGTTTTATTCTTAATTA TACACAAGTGCCTGATGAGTGGACAGTATACCCCTGGATATACACCAACTGCAATTCTCTCTCGGAAAATGATCAACTACGTCCCATCTCTTTTCCTAATATTCATCCTGCTAGGCATGTGCTACCGAATCGCAGAGAAACTGGTCTATTTATTAA TGCAGGAGTAACAGAAGGTTTCTCTATGTGTTGTGGCGATTTTCTTGAAGTGTTCAATGAATCAAGTCAAGCAG GGATGTGGGATGCAGTTGTGACTTGTTTTTTCATCGATACGACTCGTAATATGATCGAGTACATCGAAACGATATCCAAAGTCGTAAAGGATGGAGGA GTTTGGATAAATTTAGGACCTCTGTGTTATCACTTTGCGGACATACCTGGCCTGGAAAAT GAAATGTCGATCGAGCTAAGTTTGGAGGATGTAAAGAGAGTTGCTTCGCATTATGGGTTTGAGATTGAG AAAGAAAGAACGATTGACACAACGTACTGTGCAAATCCCCGGTCTATGCAAAAG AACCGCTACTATTCTGTCTTCTGgagaatgaggaagaagaagtgtgCTATTTAA
- the LOC104786379 gene encoding carnosine N-methyltransferase isoform X4, which produces MNEMTARETAPEMVTTTTKETELIEKSREVYDEEEKGEKILPRQKHVAVLEAKSLPGIISAYLNYPDAAEKDVKKWERSYQKLSPAHKALLPHYPMKFQNLRRCISTNSHFILNMLQAFDPSLDLSKHMGKGKTGVLSIEELQRTEVYDHSLKNHSVDTRINNKTCEFDGSQLNHDHVSFSSHDLLDSSLQTHVPLVDVDKVRWVLRNIVRDWGAEGQTTRDECYKPILEELDSLFPDRQKDSFDDNEECNKSCTLETGFRSVGNEFSYYMMICSSFILNYTQVPDEWTVYPWIYTNCNSLSENDQLRPISFPNIHPARHVLPNRRETGLFINAGVTEGFSMCCGDFLEVFNESSQAGMWDAVVTCFFIDTTRNMIEYIETISKVVKDGGVWINLGPLCYHFADIPGLENEMSIELSLEDVKRVASHYGFEIEKERTIDTTYCANPRSMQKNRYYSVFWRMRKKKCAI; this is translated from the exons ATGAATGAGATGACAGCGAGGGAGACGGCACCGGAAATGGTTACAACCACGACAAAGGAAACAGAATTGATAGAGAAGTCGAGGGAAGtgtatgatgaagaagaaaagggggaGAAAATACTCCCTCGACAGAAGCATGTAGCAGTTCTCGAAGCCAAATCTCTTCCCGGCATCATCAGTGCTTACCTCAA TTATCCCGACGCTGCagaaaaagatgtaaaaaaatgGGAAAGATCATATCAGAAGCTGTCTCCTGCACATAAG GCATTGTTACCTCATTACCCTATGAAGTTCCAGAATTTACGAAG gtGTATATCGACGAATTCACATTTCATATTGAATATGCTTCAG GCTTTTGACCCTTCTCTAGACTTGAGTAAACACATGGGCAAGGGAAAAACAGGAGTACTGTCTATCGAG GAGCTTCAAAGGACAGAAGTTTATGATCACTCTCTCAAGAATCACTCTGTAGACACAAGAATCAATAATAAGACATGTGAATTTGATGGAAGCCAGTTAAATCATGATCAT GTATCATTTTCATCTCATGATTTGTTGGATTCGTCGTTACAGACACATGTTCCTCTGGTTGATGTAGATAAG GTTCGTTGGGTACTAAGGAATATAGTTCGAGACTGGGGAGCAGAG GGTCAGACCACACGAGATGAATGCTACAAGCCTATCCTTGAAGAGCTTGATTCCTTGTTTCCTGATCGTCAGAAGGACAG ctttgATGACAATGAGGAATGTAACAAGTCTTGTACATTGGAAACAGGTTTCAGAAGCGTAGGAAATGAGTTTTCATATTACATGATGATATGCTCAAGTTTTATTCTTAATTA TACACAAGTGCCTGATGAGTGGACAGTATACCCCTGGATATACACCAACTGCAATTCTCTCTCGGAAAATGATCAACTACGTCCCATCTCTTTTCCTAATATTCATCCTGCTAGGCATGTGCTACCGAATCGCAGAGAAACTGGTCTATTTATTAA TGCAGGAGTAACAGAAGGTTTCTCTATGTGTTGTGGCGATTTTCTTGAAGTGTTCAATGAATCAAGTCAAGCAG GGATGTGGGATGCAGTTGTGACTTGTTTTTTCATCGATACGACTCGTAATATGATCGAGTACATCGAAACGATATCCAAAGTCGTAAAGGATGGAGGA GTTTGGATAAATTTAGGACCTCTGTGTTATCACTTTGCGGACATACCTGGCCTGGAAAAT GAAATGTCGATCGAGCTAAGTTTGGAGGATGTAAAGAGAGTTGCTTCGCATTATGGGTTTGAGATTGAG AAAGAAAGAACGATTGACACAACGTACTGTGCAAATCCCCGGTCTATGCAAAAG AACCGCTACTATTCTGTCTTCTGgagaatgaggaagaagaagtgtgCTATTTAA
- the LOC104786379 gene encoding carnosine N-methyltransferase isoform X1, with the protein MNEMTARETAPEMVTTTTKETELIEKSREVYDEEEKGEKILPRQKHVAVLEAKSLPGIISAYLNYPDAAEKDVKKWERSYQKLSPAHKALLPHYPMKFQNLRRCISTNSHFILNMLQAFDPSLDLSKHMGKGKTGVLSIEELQRTEVYDHSLKNHSVDTRINNKTCEFDGSQLNHDHVSFSSHDLLDSSLQTHVPLVDVDKVRWVLRNIVRDWGAEGQTTRDECYKPILEELDSLFPDRQKDSTPPACLVPGAGLGRLALEISCLGMQGRIKSFRSVGNEFSYYMMICSSFILNYTQVPDEWTVYPWIYTNCNSLSENDQLRPISFPNIHPARHVLPNRRETGLFINAGVTEGFSMCCGDFLEVFNESSQAGMWDAVVTCFFIDTTRNMIEYIETISKVVKDGGVWINLGPLCYHFADIPGLENEMSIELSLEDVKRVASHYGFEIEKERTIDTTYCANPRSMQKNRYYSVFWRMRKKKCAI; encoded by the exons ATGAATGAGATGACAGCGAGGGAGACGGCACCGGAAATGGTTACAACCACGACAAAGGAAACAGAATTGATAGAGAAGTCGAGGGAAGtgtatgatgaagaagaaaagggggaGAAAATACTCCCTCGACAGAAGCATGTAGCAGTTCTCGAAGCCAAATCTCTTCCCGGCATCATCAGTGCTTACCTCAA TTATCCCGACGCTGCagaaaaagatgtaaaaaaatgGGAAAGATCATATCAGAAGCTGTCTCCTGCACATAAG GCATTGTTACCTCATTACCCTATGAAGTTCCAGAATTTACGAAG gtGTATATCGACGAATTCACATTTCATATTGAATATGCTTCAG GCTTTTGACCCTTCTCTAGACTTGAGTAAACACATGGGCAAGGGAAAAACAGGAGTACTGTCTATCGAG GAGCTTCAAAGGACAGAAGTTTATGATCACTCTCTCAAGAATCACTCTGTAGACACAAGAATCAATAATAAGACATGTGAATTTGATGGAAGCCAGTTAAATCATGATCAT GTATCATTTTCATCTCATGATTTGTTGGATTCGTCGTTACAGACACATGTTCCTCTGGTTGATGTAGATAAG GTTCGTTGGGTACTAAGGAATATAGTTCGAGACTGGGGAGCAGAG GGTCAGACCACACGAGATGAATGCTACAAGCCTATCCTTGAAGAGCTTGATTCCTTGTTTCCTGATCGTCAGAAGGACAG CACTCCTCCTGCCTGTTTAGTCCCTGGTGCTGGACTTGGACGTCTCGCCCTTGAAATTTCTTGTCTAGGCATGCAAGGAAGaatcaaaa GTTTCAGAAGCGTAGGAAATGAGTTTTCATATTACATGATGATATGCTCAAGTTTTATTCTTAATTA TACACAAGTGCCTGATGAGTGGACAGTATACCCCTGGATATACACCAACTGCAATTCTCTCTCGGAAAATGATCAACTACGTCCCATCTCTTTTCCTAATATTCATCCTGCTAGGCATGTGCTACCGAATCGCAGAGAAACTGGTCTATTTATTAA TGCAGGAGTAACAGAAGGTTTCTCTATGTGTTGTGGCGATTTTCTTGAAGTGTTCAATGAATCAAGTCAAGCAG GGATGTGGGATGCAGTTGTGACTTGTTTTTTCATCGATACGACTCGTAATATGATCGAGTACATCGAAACGATATCCAAAGTCGTAAAGGATGGAGGA GTTTGGATAAATTTAGGACCTCTGTGTTATCACTTTGCGGACATACCTGGCCTGGAAAAT GAAATGTCGATCGAGCTAAGTTTGGAGGATGTAAAGAGAGTTGCTTCGCATTATGGGTTTGAGATTGAG AAAGAAAGAACGATTGACACAACGTACTGTGCAAATCCCCGGTCTATGCAAAAG AACCGCTACTATTCTGTCTTCTGgagaatgaggaagaagaagtgtgCTATTTAA
- the LOC104786379 gene encoding carnosine N-methyltransferase isoform X3, with product MNEMTARETAPEMVTTTTKETELIEKSREVYDEEEKGEKILPRQKHVAVLEAKSLPGIISAYLNYPDAAEKDVKKWERSYQKLSPAHKALLPHYPMKFQNLRRCISTNSHFILNMLQAFDPSLDLSKHMGKGKTGVLSIEELQRTEVYDHSLKNHSVDTRINNKTCEFDGSQLNHDHVSFSSHDLLDSSLQTHVPLVDVDKVRWVLRNIVRDWGAEGQTTRDECYKPILEELDSLFPDRQKDSTPPACLVPGAGLGRLALEISCLGMQGRIKSFRSVGNEFSYYMMICSSFILNYTQVPDEWTVYPWIYTNCNSLSENDQLRPISFPNIHPASAGVTEGFSMCCGDFLEVFNESSQAGMWDAVVTCFFIDTTRNMIEYIETISKVVKDGGVWINLGPLCYHFADIPGLENEMSIELSLEDVKRVASHYGFEIEKERTIDTTYCANPRSMQKNRYYSVFWRMRKKKCAI from the exons ATGAATGAGATGACAGCGAGGGAGACGGCACCGGAAATGGTTACAACCACGACAAAGGAAACAGAATTGATAGAGAAGTCGAGGGAAGtgtatgatgaagaagaaaagggggaGAAAATACTCCCTCGACAGAAGCATGTAGCAGTTCTCGAAGCCAAATCTCTTCCCGGCATCATCAGTGCTTACCTCAA TTATCCCGACGCTGCagaaaaagatgtaaaaaaatgGGAAAGATCATATCAGAAGCTGTCTCCTGCACATAAG GCATTGTTACCTCATTACCCTATGAAGTTCCAGAATTTACGAAG gtGTATATCGACGAATTCACATTTCATATTGAATATGCTTCAG GCTTTTGACCCTTCTCTAGACTTGAGTAAACACATGGGCAAGGGAAAAACAGGAGTACTGTCTATCGAG GAGCTTCAAAGGACAGAAGTTTATGATCACTCTCTCAAGAATCACTCTGTAGACACAAGAATCAATAATAAGACATGTGAATTTGATGGAAGCCAGTTAAATCATGATCAT GTATCATTTTCATCTCATGATTTGTTGGATTCGTCGTTACAGACACATGTTCCTCTGGTTGATGTAGATAAG GTTCGTTGGGTACTAAGGAATATAGTTCGAGACTGGGGAGCAGAG GGTCAGACCACACGAGATGAATGCTACAAGCCTATCCTTGAAGAGCTTGATTCCTTGTTTCCTGATCGTCAGAAGGACAG CACTCCTCCTGCCTGTTTAGTCCCTGGTGCTGGACTTGGACGTCTCGCCCTTGAAATTTCTTGTCTAGGCATGCAAGGAAGaatcaaaa GTTTCAGAAGCGTAGGAAATGAGTTTTCATATTACATGATGATATGCTCAAGTTTTATTCTTAATTA TACACAAGTGCCTGATGAGTGGACAGTATACCCCTGGATATACACCAACTGCAATTCTCTCTCGGAAAATGATCAACTACGTCCCATCTCTTTTCCTAATATTCATCCTGCTAG TGCAGGAGTAACAGAAGGTTTCTCTATGTGTTGTGGCGATTTTCTTGAAGTGTTCAATGAATCAAGTCAAGCAG GGATGTGGGATGCAGTTGTGACTTGTTTTTTCATCGATACGACTCGTAATATGATCGAGTACATCGAAACGATATCCAAAGTCGTAAAGGATGGAGGA GTTTGGATAAATTTAGGACCTCTGTGTTATCACTTTGCGGACATACCTGGCCTGGAAAAT GAAATGTCGATCGAGCTAAGTTTGGAGGATGTAAAGAGAGTTGCTTCGCATTATGGGTTTGAGATTGAG AAAGAAAGAACGATTGACACAACGTACTGTGCAAATCCCCGGTCTATGCAAAAG AACCGCTACTATTCTGTCTTCTGgagaatgaggaagaagaagtgtgCTATTTAA
- the LOC104786379 gene encoding carnosine N-methyltransferase isoform X5 — translation MNEMTARETAPEMVTTTTKETELIEKSREVYDEEEKGEKILPRQKHVAVLEAKSLPGIISAYLNYPDAAEKDVKKWERSYQKLSPAHKALLPHYPMKFQNLRRCISTNSHFILNMLQAFDPSLDLSKHMGKGKTGVLSIEELQRTEVYDHSLKNHSVDTRINNKTCEFDGSQLNHDHVSFSSHDLLDSSLQTHVPLVDVDKVRWVLRNIVRDWGAEGQTTRDECYKPILEELDSLFPDRQKDSTPPACLVPGAGLGRLALEISCLGFRSVGNEFSYYMMICSSFILNYTQVPDEWTVYPWIYTNCNSLSENDQLRPISFPNIHPASAGVTEGFSMCCGDFLEVFNESSQAGMWDAVVTCFFIDTTRNMIEYIETISKVVKDGGVWINLGPLCYHFADIPGLENEMSIELSLEDVKRVASHYGFEIEKERTIDTTYCANPRSMQKNRYYSVFWRMRKKKCAI, via the exons ATGAATGAGATGACAGCGAGGGAGACGGCACCGGAAATGGTTACAACCACGACAAAGGAAACAGAATTGATAGAGAAGTCGAGGGAAGtgtatgatgaagaagaaaagggggaGAAAATACTCCCTCGACAGAAGCATGTAGCAGTTCTCGAAGCCAAATCTCTTCCCGGCATCATCAGTGCTTACCTCAA TTATCCCGACGCTGCagaaaaagatgtaaaaaaatgGGAAAGATCATATCAGAAGCTGTCTCCTGCACATAAG GCATTGTTACCTCATTACCCTATGAAGTTCCAGAATTTACGAAG gtGTATATCGACGAATTCACATTTCATATTGAATATGCTTCAG GCTTTTGACCCTTCTCTAGACTTGAGTAAACACATGGGCAAGGGAAAAACAGGAGTACTGTCTATCGAG GAGCTTCAAAGGACAGAAGTTTATGATCACTCTCTCAAGAATCACTCTGTAGACACAAGAATCAATAATAAGACATGTGAATTTGATGGAAGCCAGTTAAATCATGATCAT GTATCATTTTCATCTCATGATTTGTTGGATTCGTCGTTACAGACACATGTTCCTCTGGTTGATGTAGATAAG GTTCGTTGGGTACTAAGGAATATAGTTCGAGACTGGGGAGCAGAG GGTCAGACCACACGAGATGAATGCTACAAGCCTATCCTTGAAGAGCTTGATTCCTTGTTTCCTGATCGTCAGAAGGACAG CACTCCTCCTGCCTGTTTAGTCCCTGGTGCTGGACTTGGACGTCTCGCCCTTGAAATTTCTTGTCTAG GTTTCAGAAGCGTAGGAAATGAGTTTTCATATTACATGATGATATGCTCAAGTTTTATTCTTAATTA TACACAAGTGCCTGATGAGTGGACAGTATACCCCTGGATATACACCAACTGCAATTCTCTCTCGGAAAATGATCAACTACGTCCCATCTCTTTTCCTAATATTCATCCTGCTAG TGCAGGAGTAACAGAAGGTTTCTCTATGTGTTGTGGCGATTTTCTTGAAGTGTTCAATGAATCAAGTCAAGCAG GGATGTGGGATGCAGTTGTGACTTGTTTTTTCATCGATACGACTCGTAATATGATCGAGTACATCGAAACGATATCCAAAGTCGTAAAGGATGGAGGA GTTTGGATAAATTTAGGACCTCTGTGTTATCACTTTGCGGACATACCTGGCCTGGAAAAT GAAATGTCGATCGAGCTAAGTTTGGAGGATGTAAAGAGAGTTGCTTCGCATTATGGGTTTGAGATTGAG AAAGAAAGAACGATTGACACAACGTACTGTGCAAATCCCCGGTCTATGCAAAAG AACCGCTACTATTCTGTCTTCTGgagaatgaggaagaagaagtgtgCTATTTAA